A stretch of the Halorussus salinus genome encodes the following:
- a CDS encoding DUF7344 domain-containing protein yields MSENGENGSDAGDDRDEESERDDRRDHGDSSADRPAERVTLSLDATLELLANHDRRAVLSYLREGSDRTATVDELTDYLVERRTVRTGERPARSHVRSTLHHIHVPKLVDAGVVDYDPRTEEVRYWGSERLETWHDRIERDEE; encoded by the coding sequence ATGTCAGAAAACGGGGAAAACGGGAGCGACGCGGGCGACGACCGGGACGAGGAGAGCGAGCGCGACGACCGGCGAGACCACGGGGACTCGTCGGCGGACCGACCGGCCGAGAGGGTGACGCTCTCGCTCGACGCGACGCTCGAACTCCTCGCTAACCACGACCGGCGGGCCGTCCTCTCGTATCTGCGCGAGGGGTCCGACCGGACTGCGACGGTCGACGAACTCACCGACTATCTCGTCGAGCGACGCACGGTCCGGACCGGCGAGCGACCGGCCCGAAGTCACGTCCGCTCGACGCTCCACCACATCCACGTCCCGAAACTCGTGGACGCGGGCGTGGTCGATTACGACCCTCGCACCGAGGAGGTCCGATATTGGGGAAGCGAGCGACTCGAAACGTGGCACGACCGTATCGAACGCGACGAGGAGTGA
- a CDS encoding DUF7344 domain-containing protein has product MAQQDRTTVSERIDRSCELLRSAYRRHVVYALRRGGPASVRELGDTVTAVGLAEDRQRAMASLVHTHLPKLSEAEVVEYSGTDEAVSLADGVNTLEPLLTVAAQQELDSESLPSASANQSADALARNVPE; this is encoded by the coding sequence ATGGCACAACAGGACAGGACAACTGTCAGCGAGCGAATCGACCGCTCGTGCGAACTCCTTCGTAGCGCGTACCGACGACACGTCGTCTACGCCCTCCGACGAGGAGGCCCGGCGTCGGTCCGCGAACTCGGGGACACCGTCACCGCCGTCGGTCTCGCCGAGGACCGACAGCGCGCGATGGCTTCGCTGGTTCACACGCACCTCCCGAAACTCTCGGAGGCCGAGGTAGTCGAGTACTCGGGCACCGACGAGGCGGTGTCGCTCGCCGACGGCGTCAACACGCTCGAACCGCTTCTCACGGTCGCCGCCCAGCAGGAACTCGATAGCGAGTCGCTACCGTCGGCCAGCGCGAACCAGTCGGCCGACGCGCTCGCGAGAAACGTCCCCGAGTAG